The genomic window GATGCGCCGTAACCGCAAATTTCGGCGATGATCCGGGTGCCCCGGCTTCGGGCGTGTTCCAGGTTTTCCAGCACCACGAAAGCCCCTCCCTCGCCGGGCACAAAGCCCGCCCGGGCGGCGCTGAACGGGCTGTATTCTTGACCGCGGCCCGGTTCTTCGGTCTGGAGCGCCTGGGCTTTGCGGTATGCGAGGATCCCTCCGGGGCTCAGCCGCGAATCTCCGCCTCCGGCCAGCGCCACGTCCAGGTCCCCGTGCCGGATCTTGCGGAAAGCTTCGCCGATGGCCTGAAGAGAGGCCGCGCACGCCGTCCCGATGGTGGCATTCTCGCCGTGGATGCCCGCGAGGTCGGCGATCACGGAAGCGGCGGTGTTGGGAAGAAACTTCAGAATCCAGAGCGCGGACAGAGACTTGCTATCGATCGCGCCGCTCCTGATTTCCGGGAACTCGTTTCCGATGTCCAGGTTGGGGCCGGCGCCGACGAAGAGCCCGGCCCTCTCCCACATGTGTCCCGCCGGTTCCGCCCCCTTCACGGCGGCCATGGCCGACGCCACGCAAAACCGGGCGCCGCGGTTGAGATACCTCGCGTTCCTGCAGCGCCCCGTGAATCTCCTGACGTCAAATTCACGTTCGAGGGGGAAAGCCCACACATCCCCTTCGAACCCGGTGGGCACCATGACCGCACCGCCGTCTTCGAGGCTGCGGACGATTTCACCGGTGGAAAAGCCGAGAGCGGATACAACCCCGACGGATGTGATGACTACTCTGTTTGCCACGCAACCTCGCTTTCAGGTGCTCGATACGAAGTGCCCGGAGCGAAAACGCCGATCCGGAGTCTCCCCGGGCTGAAGTCCCGGGGGCCTGTTCCCGCTAAATCTCCCTGTAGAGCTCCGCCGCGCTTTTCCGCTCGATGAAGGGCGGAGTATCGTCGGGGAATCCCACTGTGACGAAACAGCTGATGCGGATATCCTCCAATCCGAGAGTCTTCCGCACGTCGGAAAGAAACAGCAGCGGAGCGGTGAGAATGCACGTTCCGAGTCCGAGCGCCCGGCCTTTGAGGAGAAATCCCTTAAGAGCCAATCCCAAAGTGATGTCGAGGTCCCTCTCGCCTCGGCGATCCGCCCGGAGGATTTTCGCTTCGGCGAGCCTCGAAGAGAATCCGGCGTGAACGGGAACGGTGCCGGCGGCAATGAGCACGGGCGCCCGGAACATGAATTCCGAGCAGCGAAAGCACGCGTTGACGAGGTTCCTGGTTTTCTTGGAGCCGCCTTCCGCCTCCACCCTTTGCAGAAGCTCCCGGCGAGCCCGCAGCATCTCCCCGTGCAGGGCTTCGAGAAGCGGCGGCGACACGATCCGGACAAACCTGACCGGCTGGCTGTTGGAAGGGGAAGGGGCTTTGGCCGCGCATTCGATCATCGCTTCGATCGCGCCGCGCGGGGGAACCTCGGCCCGGTATTTCCGGACACTTCTTCTCCCACTCGTGATTTCGTCCAGAAAGTCCCCCGGTTGGTTCATCGTCCGGTCCCGAGACGCCAGGAGGTGTATGCGACAAGATCCTTCACCTTGAGTACCGGACCGCCGTCGAGGGTCGCCAGGACTTCGCCGATTCGGTCCCGGCCGAGGAACGGGAAACGCTCGCCGAGATGGACCGCCGCGTCCCCGCGATGTTCCGCGGCTTCGTTGAGGCAGGCTCTCAGCGTTCTGAGGAAAAGCTGATCGTCGTTGATTTCGATGCCGAACCTCGCGTTGAGGGCTACAGAAAGCTCGAGCTGATCGATGGATTCAGCGCCGAGATCCCGCATGAGATAAGTCTCCGGCGTGATCTCTTCGGTGTCCACGTCGAGGATTTCCGTCAGTGATTCTCTGATACCCTGGAAAACATCCATGCGAATCGCCTCCCGCGTCGTCATTTGCCGGCCGTCAGTCCGCCGTCCATGGTGATCGCCGTTGCGTTGAAGAATCGTGCGTTGTCCGAAAGAAGAAACGTTACGGCATCGGCCACTTCTTCGCAGCTCAGGGCTTTGCCGAGGGGCATGCGCCCGGTGAAGGACTCGGCATGAGAGCGCATGTACTTCCTTCCCCGTCCGGCATCGACATACCCCGGTCGCAGGATCACCGAGGTGATCCCGCGGCTGCCCAGTTCGAGGCCGACATTCCTGTAGAGCGCTTCCGAGGCCAGCTTCGATGCTGCGTAGAATCCCTGCCCGGCATTGGGCCTGGAGGCCGCGGCCGAGGAAATGAAAACCATCCGTCCCCGCTTCTTGCGCAGCATGACCCTGCAGGCCGTCCTCAGCATTTCCGCCCGGAACGAAACGTTCTCGGCAAAGTAGCGTTGAACGAGTTCCGGGTCCGATGCGCCGATGAGCGTTTCCATGTGTCCCTGGGCGAAGTCGACCAGGAAGTCCGGTCCTCCCTCGATCCCGCCGAAGACAGAGGAGATCGTGCGACGGTCGGCGAAGTCGATGCGTGCGGTGTCGAACCGCCCCGGAATGGCTGACAGTGAGGAAAGCACCCGCTGCGCTCCACGTTCGTCGCGGCAGGCCAGGATTGGGCGCAGCTCTTCGACGACGAGGCGCTCCGCCAGTTTGCCGGCCAGTTCGCAGCTGCCGCCCAGGATCAGTACGCGGTGACCGGAAAATCGGAGCTTCATCGCACGAGGACTCCGGTCGCCACCACCGAGTGGCCGTCGTGCAGGGTGCATTTCATTTCGTCCCCGGCGATCTCGATATGATACGAATACTCACCCGGTTCGATGAACCTCCTGAACCTGAAGTTCCTGACGGCGCACGGCCCGCTGCAGAACTCCAGGCCCGCCGCCGCCAGAGTGAAGGCATGCACGATCATGCTTCCCGGAACGACGGGTCTGCCCGGGAAATGGTCTCCATAGATCCGGTCTTCGGGATCGAACACGAAAGTGCCTTCGAGAGACATGTGGCGGGAGCGGTTCGGCGGCATGTGCGGTCACCCCGGATTATGGTCCGGTGACGGCCCGGATCGAGTCGAACGTGATTTGACAAAGCCGGTCGATCTCCTCGGCGGAGATGGCGAGCGGCGGCATGAGGACGATGACGTTGCCCAGCGGCCGGATGATGAGGCCGCGTCTTCGCGCCTCCAGGATCACCCGGTGACCGACTTTCTCCTCCGGCGCGAACGGCCGTCTGGAAGCACGGTCCGCCACCAGCTCGATGCCCGCCATGATCCCGATGCGTCGGACATCGCCCACATGAGTGAGCGTTCGGAAAGACTCCAGCCGCTCGGCCATGTGTCGGGCGATCTCCCGAACGTGTTCCAGGACGCGCTCTTCCTCGAAAACCTCCAGGTTGGCGATCGCCGCCGCGCAGGCGAGGGGGTTCCCGGTGTAGGTGTGCCCGTGGAAAAACGTTTTGAACTCCTCGTATCTTCCCAGAAATCCCGAATAGATTTTTTCGGTGGTGAGGGTGGCCGCCAACGGCAGATATCCCCCCGAGATGCCCTTGGCCAGAGTCATCATGTCGGGCGCGACGTCCTCCACGTCGCAGGCGAACATGCTGCCCGTTTTTCCAAATCCCACCGCCACTTCATCCGCTATCATCAGGATATCGTAGCGAGTGCAGAGCTCCCGCACTTTCCGCAGGAATCCCGGGGGATGGACCAGTATCCCCGCCGCGCCCTGGACAAGGGGTTCGATCACCAGCGCGCAGACCTCGCGCGCCCGGGCTCGCATCAGGGCTTCCAGGCGGTTGAGGCATTCGAGGCCGCAGGCGCAAGGAGAAAGGCCGAAAGGGCAGCGGTAGCAATACGGAGATTCGGCCTTGTGGGCAGTGAACAGCAGAGGGCTGTACTTCTCGTGAAAAAGATCGATGCCCCCCACGCTTACCGAGCCGATCGTGTCCCCGTGATAGGCGTTCCGGAAAGTGATGAACCCGGTTTTTTCATTGGTTCCGTCGCATTGCCGAGTGTACTGGAAAGCCATCTTCAAGGCGATCTCGACGGCGGTGGAACCATTGTCCGAATAGAATACGCGGGTCAGCCCGCGGGGGGCGACGGCGATCAGTTTTTCAGCCAGGCTGATTGCGGGAACGTTCGAAAGACCGAGCAAGGTGGTATGGGCGACGCGATCCAACTGGTCCCTGACGGCGTTGTCCAGCTTCGCCTTGCGGTGCCCGTGCACATTGGTCCAGAGCGAAGCGACGCCGTCAAGATACGCGTTGCCGTCGATGTCGAACAGTGTGCATCCGTTCCCCTTTTCGATGATGAGCGGCTTTTCCTCGACGTATTCCTGCATCTGTGTGAACGGATGCCAGATATGTTGCTTGTCGTGAGCGGCCAGTCGGCTTCTTGCGGCATTGGAGATGACCATCGGCGACTCCCGTTGTTTGCTCCCGAAATGCATTGCGAACGGCACGGCCCGCAGACGGGAACCCTGGCCGGGCCTTTGTTTCCTGAGGCTGTCCCGGGGCTGTCCCGGGGCTTTCAAGATTCCCGCCGATATGCTAACCTGCGGCATTCGGAATCCGCCTCGGGCCGCCGCGTTCACGCAGGCCCGCGCAGCGGCGGACGACGACGTTAAAGCAGAACCGCCGCGCATTGTCAACTATATTTTCTTTATGAGTTTACAATAGAGGGCGCAAAAGTGGGGGCCCCGGTGAAGACCACAAGGGAAATGTTGCTCGAGCATTTGAAGCAGAGCGGCGGGAACTGGGTATCCGGCGCATGGCTCAGTCGTGAATTGGGGGTCAGCAGAGCGGCGGTCAACAAGCACGTGCGTCACCTGCAGAAGGTCGGCTACCCCATCGCCACATCCACCAGGAAAGGCTATCTCCTCGGCGGGCCGTTCGACCTCGTGCTGCCGGAGGAAATCCGGGACGGGTTGCGGACCCGGATCTTCGGCGCCGGGGAGATCGTCTACCTGGACGCGACGGATTCCACGAACCTGCGGGCAAAGGACCTGGCGGCGGGCGGAGCCTCCGAGGGGACCATCGTCATCGCGGAAATGCAGACGGCGGGGCGAGGGCGCAAGGGGAGGGGATGGTTTTCCCCACCGCGCCAGGGGATTTATGTTTCACTGATCCTTCGTCCGACCATGACTCCGAGCGAAGCTCCGGGGATCACGCTCATGACGGGTGTTGCGGCCGCCGAGGCGTTGCTTTCGCTCACGGACCTGGACGTCAGGATCAGGTGGCCGAACGACCTCATGGTGGGCGGGAGGAAAATCGCCGGGATCCTGACCGAGATCAGCACCGAAATGGATCGGATCGATCATGTGGTCGTGGGACTCGGGGTGAATGTCAACAACCGTCACGAGGATCTTCATCCCCAGATCCGGGAGTCGGCCACCTCCGTTCTCATCGAAACCGGGCAGGTCCTGGCGAGGGCCGGGCTGATCCGGGCCATCCTCGAACATTTCGAAACGTCCTACGCAATCTTTTCGCAGAAGGGTTTCGAACCCTTCAGGCAGCGGTGGAAGGAGCTTTCAGGCATCATCGGGCGGTGTATCGTGGTGGAGATGATCGGCCGGACCCTGGCCGGGGAGGTGCTCGACATCGATCCCGAAGGGCTTTTGATACTCAGGGACGACGAGGGCTGCCGGCACCGGATCGTGTCGGGCGACGTGAGCGATCGGTCGGACGCATCGAGGCCGGGACGACGGGCGCGGCGGCGGTCCTGAAGGGCTGATCCACGGTTCGGCCGACTGCCGCGGACACGCCCGCGGGTTCAGGCGTTCGGGCTCAAGTCCGCTTCGAGGGAGAGCGATTTCCTCTTGCGCCACTGGATGAAGACTCCCGCCGCCAGTATGCCCAAACCAACCAAATCGGTGAGGGTTCCCGGATCGATCATCAGAAGGCCTCCCGCGAAGAACCAAACCCTTTCGTACCAGGTCATGGGCGCAAGACAGAAGCCGATCATGGACACTCCCGCTCCGAACATGCCGAGGGAGGCGGTGACCAGGTTTTGAGCCAGGCCCAGGGGTGTGGTTCCGATGAGGAGCATGGCGGGGTTGTAGACGAAAATATAAGGCACGAGGAACGCACCGATGGCGAGCTTGGTCGCGGTGAACCCGGTCTTCATCGGATCCGATCTTGCGATGCCCGATCCCGCATATGCGGCCAAAGCCACGGGCGGGGTGATGTCGGCGACGATTCCGAAATAGAAGACGAACATGTGGGCCGCCAGGGGCGGAACGTTGAGCATGATGAGGGATGGAGCGGCTATGGTTGAGGTGATGATGTAGTTGGCGGTCGTGGGCGCTCCCATGCCCAGGATAAGGGAAGCGATCATCGTGAAGAAAAGGGTCGGCAGCAGGTAGCCGCCGGCCAGTTCGATGAGGCCGGTGGCCATCTTGAGGCCCAGGCCGGTAAGAGTTACCACCCCGATGATGATGCCCGCGGTGGCGCAGGCGGTGGCGACTCCTATGGCATTACGGGCTCCCGTTTCCAGGCTGTCCACGATTTCGCGGAGACTCATCCTGGTCGATTTCCTCAAAAATGACGCCAGGATACACATGGCGAGGCCCATCAGGGCGGCATAGAGGGGAGTGTATCCCACAACGAGAAAACCGATGATGGCCACCAGCGGCATGAAGAGGTGGCCGCGTTCCGCCATGACGCGGGAGAACCGCGGGAGCTCGTCCCTGCTCATGCCGCGCAGCTTGCATCGCTTGGCCTCGAAGTGCACCTCGATGAAAATCCCGGCAAAGTAAAGGCACGCGGGGATGGCCGCCGCCTTGGCGATTTCGAGGTAGGGGATGTTGAGGAACTCGGCCATGATGAACGCCGCGGCTCCCATCACGGGCGGCATGATCTGGCCGCCGGTGGAGGCGGACGCTTCCACCGCCGCGGCGAATTCGGGCCGGTACCCGAGCCGCTTCATCATGGGGATGGTGAGACTCCCCGATTCCACGGTGTTGGCCACCGAGCTCCCTGAAACCATGCCTTCCAGCGCGCTGC from Syntrophobacter fumaroxidans MPOB includes these protein-coding regions:
- a CDS encoding acyl carrier protein — encoded protein: MDVFQGIRESLTEILDVDTEEITPETYLMRDLGAESIDQLELSVALNARFGIEINDDQLFLRTLRACLNEAAEHRGDAAVHLGERFPFLGRDRIGEVLATLDGGPVLKVKDLVAYTSWRLGTGR
- a CDS encoding beta-ketoacyl-[acyl-carrier-protein] synthase family protein — translated: MANRVVITSVGVVSALGFSTGEIVRSLEDGGAVMVPTGFEGDVWAFPLEREFDVRRFTGRCRNARYLNRGARFCVASAMAAVKGAEPAGHMWERAGLFVGAGPNLDIGNEFPEIRSGAIDSKSLSALWILKFLPNTAASVIADLAGIHGENATIGTACAASLQAIGEAFRKIRHGDLDVALAGGGDSRLSPGGILAYRKAQALQTEEPGRGQEYSPFSAARAGFVPGEGGAFVVLENLEHARSRGTRIIAEICGYGASMDGYNMTAPDPSGRWAEAAVRSALNESGMAPARVDVVCAHGTGTVLNDAMEADLIARVFGEHRPMVTALKSRIGHLAAACGAVELSIGLACMEHGYVPEIRHLEEPCRAGIDFVLAPRSAQVSTMLIQNFGFGGQNSALVVNKWEN
- the bioA gene encoding adenosylmethionine--8-amino-7-oxononanoate transaminase, with the translated sequence MVISNAARSRLAAHDKQHIWHPFTQMQEYVEEKPLIIEKGNGCTLFDIDGNAYLDGVASLWTNVHGHRKAKLDNAVRDQLDRVAHTTLLGLSNVPAISLAEKLIAVAPRGLTRVFYSDNGSTAVEIALKMAFQYTRQCDGTNEKTGFITFRNAYHGDTIGSVSVGGIDLFHEKYSPLLFTAHKAESPYCYRCPFGLSPCACGLECLNRLEALMRARAREVCALVIEPLVQGAAGILVHPPGFLRKVRELCTRYDILMIADEVAVGFGKTGSMFACDVEDVAPDMMTLAKGISGGYLPLAATLTTEKIYSGFLGRYEEFKTFFHGHTYTGNPLACAAAIANLEVFEEERVLEHVREIARHMAERLESFRTLTHVGDVRRIGIMAGIELVADRASRRPFAPEEKVGHRVILEARRRGLIIRPLGNVIVLMPPLAISAEEIDRLCQITFDSIRAVTGP
- a CDS encoding biotin--[acetyl-CoA-carboxylase] ligase, which translates into the protein MKTTREMLLEHLKQSGGNWVSGAWLSRELGVSRAAVNKHVRHLQKVGYPIATSTRKGYLLGGPFDLVLPEEIRDGLRTRIFGAGEIVYLDATDSTNLRAKDLAAGGASEGTIVIAEMQTAGRGRKGRGWFSPPRQGIYVSLILRPTMTPSEAPGITLMTGVAAAEALLSLTDLDVRIRWPNDLMVGGRKIAGILTEISTEMDRIDHVVVGLGVNVNNRHEDLHPQIRESATSVLIETGQVLARAGLIRAILEHFETSYAIFSQKGFEPFRQRWKELSGIIGRCIVVEMIGRTLAGEVLDIDPEGLLILRDDEGCRHRIVSGDVSDRSDASRPGRRARRRS
- a CDS encoding SDR family NAD(P)-dependent oxidoreductase is translated as MKLRFSGHRVLILGGSCELAGKLAERLVVEELRPILACRDERGAQRVLSSLSAIPGRFDTARIDFADRRTISSVFGGIEGGPDFLVDFAQGHMETLIGASDPELVQRYFAENVSFRAEMLRTACRVMLRKKRGRMVFISSAAASRPNAGQGFYAASKLASEALYRNVGLELGSRGITSVILRPGYVDAGRGRKYMRSHAESFTGRMPLGKALSCEEVADAVTFLLSDNARFFNATAITMDGGLTAGK
- a CDS encoding nitroreductase family protein, with translation MNQPGDFLDEITSGRRSVRKYRAEVPPRGAIEAMIECAAKAPSPSNSQPVRFVRIVSPPLLEALHGEMLRARRELLQRVEAEGGSKKTRNLVNACFRCSEFMFRAPVLIAAGTVPVHAGFSSRLAEAKILRADRRGERDLDITLGLALKGFLLKGRALGLGTCILTAPLLFLSDVRKTLGLEDIRISCFVTVGFPDDTPPFIERKSAAELYREI